Proteins encoded by one window of Halococcus agarilyticus:
- a CDS encoding alcohol dehydrogenase catalytic domain-containing protein, with amino-acid sequence MRGAVLKEYGEPLEIERRETPAIADDEVLVETEACGICRSDWHGWQGDYAWLEGGAVTKGNILGHEPAGRIIETGNDIASFSEGEQVVVPFNIVCGKCRKCRNGDAHMCENVLHYGFNDAAQPGAFSTHLRVPNADFNLARVPDGISAHEMAGLGCRYVTSYHAIADRSGIQAGDWVVVHGCGGIGLSVVDVATALGGNVVAVDLTDDKLSMAEEMGAVATINGSDVADVPSEVRDITDGGAQISVDGLGVRTTCLNSINSVEPTGTHVQIGITTSEEEGRIDLPIDYMLHAEIDCITAKGFQPHRYDEIFRLMHNDKIHPDELVTKHVGLEDVNDRLEAMTDFETKGVEVITEF; translated from the coding sequence ATGCGTGGTGCAGTCCTCAAAGAGTACGGTGAGCCGCTCGAAATCGAACGACGGGAGACCCCTGCCATCGCCGACGACGAGGTGCTCGTCGAAACGGAGGCCTGTGGAATCTGCCGGAGTGACTGGCACGGCTGGCAGGGGGACTACGCGTGGCTCGAAGGGGGTGCAGTCACGAAAGGGAACATCTTGGGACACGAGCCGGCTGGTCGGATAATCGAGACCGGCAACGACATCGCGAGTTTCAGCGAGGGGGAGCAAGTGGTCGTGCCGTTCAACATCGTCTGCGGAAAGTGTCGAAAGTGTCGGAATGGAGACGCACACATGTGTGAAAACGTTCTCCACTACGGGTTCAACGATGCGGCCCAGCCCGGTGCGTTCTCGACGCACCTCCGCGTTCCCAACGCGGATTTCAACCTCGCGCGTGTTCCGGACGGCATCAGTGCTCACGAGATGGCTGGCCTCGGCTGTCGGTACGTGACCTCGTATCACGCCATCGCGGATCGTTCCGGGATCCAGGCGGGTGACTGGGTCGTCGTACACGGCTGTGGTGGAATCGGTCTCTCGGTGGTGGACGTGGCGACGGCGCTCGGCGGTAACGTCGTCGCCGTGGATCTGACCGACGACAAACTCTCGATGGCCGAGGAGATGGGAGCCGTCGCGACGATCAACGGTAGCGATGTCGCCGACGTACCCAGCGAGGTTCGGGACATCACGGATGGTGGCGCGCAGATCTCGGTCGACGGACTGGGCGTTCGAACGACCTGTCTGAACTCGATAAACAGCGTCGAGCCGACCGGAACCCACGTTCAGATCGGTATCACTACCTCCGAGGAGGAGGGGCGCATCGATCTCCCGATCGACTACATGCTCCACGCCGAGATCGACTGCATCACCGCGAAGGGGTTCCAGCCCCATCGGTACGACGAGATCTTCAGATTGATGCACAACGACAAGATACACCCGGACGAGCTGGTGACCAAACACGTGGGTCTGGAGGACGTAAACGACCGACTGGAAGCCATGACGGACTTCGAGACCAAAGGTGTGGAAGTCATCACCGAGTTCTGA